AGAGAGGATTTCCTACATCAAAATGCCTTCCACGATGTGGATACCTATACCTCTCTCGAGAAACAGTACAAAATGCTCGATCTGGTGCTTACCTATTATCGCAAAGGACAGGAATGTCTCAAAAGGGGTGTCCCTATAGATAAGATCGTCAACCTTGAGATCCGCGAGGAGATCGCCCGCTGTAAATTCCTGCCTGAGGAGCAGATGGAAAGGATAGATGATATAAAGCGCCGCCTGATCGAGCAGATGGACGCCCTGAGCCCATAGGGAGGAGGTGGTAAGCGATGATCAAGGAGTATCACACCGTCACCGAGGTTGCCGGTCCTCTTATGCTTGTGGAGCAGGTCGCAGGAGTTAAATACGATGAGCTTGTGGAGATAGAGCTTCAAACAGGGGAGATACGGCATGGCAGGGTATTGGAGGTCGATGGCGATAGAGCCCTCGTTCAGCTCTTCGAGGGCGCACGTGGCGTGAACATATTTCAAAGCAAGGTGCGCTTCCTGGGAAGAGGGGTGGAGCTGCCCGTCTCTCTGGATATGCTGGGCAGGATCTTCGACGGACAGGGCCGTCCGATAGACGGCGGTCCGGAGATAATCCCCGAAAAGAAGCTGGACATCAACGGCAACCCGATCAATCCTTATGCCAGGGATTACCCCTCGGAGTTTATCCAGACGGGGATCTCCTGTATAGATGGACTGAACACGTTGGTTCGAGGTCAAAAGCTGCCGATATTCTCCGGATCGGGTCTGCCGCACGCCCAGATGGCTGCCCAGATCGCCAGACAAGCAAAGGTCTTAGGCGCGGAGGAGAAATTTGCCGTCGTGTTCGCCGCCATGGGCATCACCTTCGAGGAGGCTGATTTCTTCATCAGCGATTTTCGCAGAACAGGAGCTATAGATCGCGCTGTGCTCTTCATAAACTTAGCCGATGACCCCGCTATCGAGCGGATCGCCACCCCGCGTTTGGCCCTGACCGCCGCTGAATACCTCGCCTTCGAGAAGGACATGCACGTCTTGGTGATCCTGACAGATATGACCAGCTACGCGGAGGCGTTGCGGGAGATATCCGCTGCTAGAAAGGAGGTCCCTGGAAGACGAGGATATCCGGGATATATGTATACGGATCTGTCAACCATCTATGAACGAGCA
The genomic region above belongs to Candidatus Poribacteria bacterium and contains:
- a CDS encoding V-type ATP synthase subunit B → MIKEYHTVTEVAGPLMLVEQVAGVKYDELVEIELQTGEIRHGRVLEVDGDRALVQLFEGARGVNIFQSKVRFLGRGVELPVSLDMLGRIFDGQGRPIDGGPEIIPEKKLDINGNPINPYARDYPSEFIQTGISCIDGLNTLVRGQKLPIFSGSGLPHAQMAAQIARQAKVLGAEEKFAVVFAAMGITFEEADFFISDFRRTGAIDRAVLFINLADDPAIERIATPRLALTAAEYLAFEKDMHVLVILTDMTSYAEALREISAARKEVPGRRGYPGYMYTDLSTIYERAGRIKGKKGSITQFPILTMPEDDITHPIPDLTGYITEGQIVLSRELHRKHIYPPVDVPRSLSRLKDKGIGEGKTRKDHSDLFNQLLQCYYRGLQARELEAILGEAALSDMDRLYYMFADEFEQRYINQGPYEDRSIEQTLDLGWELLSMIPRSELKRIRPEYLEEFLPKFLKRRETEEKVEEAVAAR